In the bacterium SCSIO 12741 genome, GTAGTTCTCTTCGGTAAGGGAGTTCATCGGTGGCAAAAGTAAATTAATCCACCCGATTGAATGGGTCGGAAAAGTGGGTGGATTACAAACTCATTTTGTCTTTGAGTCGGGCAGCCTGCCGGCGGGAAATCTCAATTTTGTCTCCCCCTTTAAGTTCAACCAACAATCCTCCATTAAACCAGGGCTCAATGTTGTCAATCCACTTTAGGTTGATGATGTGCTTTCGATTGGCCCTGAAAAACTCTTTGTCATCCAGGCGCTTATCCAGGTTGTTGAGTGATTTAAGAATAAGCGGTTTCTTGTCTTCAAAGTAAACCCTTACGTAGTTTCCAATCGATTCGAAGAGTTTAATATCCCTTAGGTGAACAAACCAACAGCGCTCACCGTCTTTGATAAACACCTGATCGCCTCCGGTAAGCTGTTCCCGCTTACTGTCGCGAATCATTTGTTCTTTGTTTTCCTGAATGATTTTCAGGGCCTTATTTAGGGCAACCGAAAAACGCTCTTCCTCAACCGGCTTCAGGATGTAGTCCATGGCATTTACCTCAAAAGCTTTGATGGCAAATTCGTCGTAGGCTGTTACAAAGATAACGTGGGGAGCACGTTCCAATTCTTCGAGTACGTCAAATCCTGTTTTACCAGGCATGTGAATGTCCAGAAATACCAAATCCGGATCAAGTTCAGTGATTCCGGCAATAGCCTCATCCGGATCGCCAAAATCGCCAATGATTTCAATTTCCTTATGCTCTTCCAAAAGACGGGACAGTTCTTTTCGGGCCAGGCGTTCGTCGTCTACGATAATGGTTCTAATCTTCATCTTTTTTCTGTTTTGGTATCTTGATTTCGGTAATCACTTCATTCTTATTCAGGTTGCGGATGCTTAGGGAGGCTTCGTCGCCAAACAACAGTTTCAGGCGTTCGCGGGTATTGGTCAATCCAAATCCGGTTTCAGGAACGGCATTGGGATCATATTGCCCGGTGTTGGTCACCGACAAATGCAGGTGACTACCATTTACCTTGGAGTTAATCTTTAGTGTACCGCCTGAGGGTATGTGAGAAATTCCGTGTTTGATTCCATTTTCCACCAAGGTTTGTACCATGAGAGGAGGAACCTGAAAACGTTGGCTATTCGGATCGAGATCAATTTCTGTGGTGAGTCGTTCTTCGTATCGGTAGCTTTCAATGGCCAGGTAATCCTTGACCAGCTTAATTTCTTCTTCAAAGGGAATCGTTTTTTGGCGCCCCATGAGTAAGTTGCTCCGCAGAATATTGGAGAGTTGCGTGATGGCTTGTTTCGCTATTTTGGGGTCCTCATCCACCAGTGCACGAATGGTGTTCATCGAGTTAAAGATGAAGTGAGGATTTAACTGGGACTTGAGTTTATTCAACTTAATCTCATGAATACTCGCTTCCCATTTCAGGTTTTTGATTTCTTCCGCTTTGTAGTTCTTGAAGAAGTGGTAGAAGAAATAGATCAGGGACCACAGGATGAACAGGATAACCAAGCTGGCATATTGCTGAACCAGGCCGCTCCAATAGTAATTTCGGGGAAGCCCCAAAATCAAGATGTTAATTCCTGAATAACTGATTTCAAATAAAGCGGCAACTGCAAACGAACCCAAAAAGAACCGGGGAATCATGTCGCTGATGGAAAGCTCCAACCAGTGATTTCTAACAATGATTTCTCGATAGAGGTGAGATAGCGTCAAGCCCAAAATGTAGGCCACCAGCATCGTAGTGACCAAATCCATTCCGGTGGGAGCATCGGCCAGCAGATTCATAAAGTAGACCACTACAATGTAGGCCGACCAGCCGATCAGTTGACACAGGATATATAAGCGCCGAATCTCCATCTTCCAAAAATAACCGTTCACTATTCAGATGGAAGTAAAACTACAGGAAAGGGGCAGATTCTAGGTATGAAGTTCAGCTTGACTGGATGAATGGTTGTTGGTCAAAACACGTAAAACTACTTGTTGTTAATCAGATGCCATCGTAATACCTTGCTTCAGTTATGCCTAACTATTCTGGAAAAGCCCCAGCCCAATCTAATGCTAAACCCGCTGCTGCATCTCATTCTGATCGTGGTTCTGTTGGACCGGTGGCTCAAACGGTAGCTGCAGAACCAGTGGTACAACGAGTAATGAAAGTAGGTGGAAATCCAACAGATGAAGGTCAGGCTTACGCAGATTTGGTGAACCACAAAAAGAATTTTGCTGAGAAAAATGAGAAGATTCTTAAGGCTCATTTGTTACCCGCTTTTAGTGCTGATGGAAGAAAATTTGACGACATAGACGATGTCTATTTTGACGCCTGGATAGTGCTGCAAGACTATGAGATGTTATTGAATCCTAAGGGAGCGGGTTCAGCCAAGAAATTTATAGCCGATCAAATTGAATTACAGAACAAGGTCAAAGTATTCCGGCACTTTTACACCGGACTTTTTACCACCGCTGGATATGAGCACGAATTCGCACAGATGAGGGATGGTCCATTAAGAGGAGTGTCTCATTTGGAGTTAGCCGAATTTTCACCCGCGATGCCTCTGACCGGAATTAAATTTATTCTGGAAACCGATGCAGCCAATGCTTTGGAGTTGGTGAGCCCACCTTTTATTGTGGCTTCTTTGCCTGGTAAGCCAGTTCCTCTAAGTGGTCCGGTAGTGGAAATTGATAAGTTACTAACTCAGTCTTTGGACGCCTCAAAAAAGGCCTTGAAAATTGGAGTGCGAACGTCCTATAACCCGTTTAACACGACGACATTTAGCGCATCGATGAAAGATTTTATCGCTCGAGTGGGGGCGGACTTGGGCATAAAACCACATATGAAAGATGTAATGCCCTTGGAGACTCATCATTACAGCCACATCACCGACGTAGATAAATTTCCGCAGAGTCAGGTAGATAAGGCAACGGTAAATAATATTCAGGTCGAGCAAATCACTAAAGGTGGTTATGGAGTTACTTCCTCTCAGCTCAACTTTGCCACCGATGCTCAATCCATAGTGGATATGGATCGAATTCATGGTTATAACAATCACCCGTTCCAGGATCCCATGGCTTCAAAGGTTTTGGTTGAAATCGATATGCATCTCAAGCAACTCTTTGTTGCTCCAAGCTATGAATCATCGGAAATGAAATCTTTCGGAGTTCTCTTTCGGCGTAAGTTATCCGGACTTATGGCCGAATTTTCTCATGATTATGCACTTGCTAAACAAAGGGCAACCAAAACATATGCACAGTCCCAACGAAATTCTAACTCGGTTCACCCTATTACCGACAAGAATGAGTTTATTATGCATGCCAA is a window encoding:
- a CDS encoding response regulator transcription factor; the protein is MRTIIVDDERLARKELSRLLEEHKEIEIIGDFGDPDEAIAGITELDPDLVFLDIHMPGKTGFDVLEELERAPHVIFVTAYDEFAIKAFEVNAMDYILKPVEEERFSVALNKALKIIQENKEQMIRDSKREQLTGGDQVFIKDGERCWFVHLRDIKLFESIGNYVRVYFEDKKPLILKSLNNLDKRLDDKEFFRANRKHIINLKWIDNIEPWFNGGLLVELKGGDKIEISRRQAARLKDKMSL
- a CDS encoding histidine kinase produces the protein MEIRRLYILCQLIGWSAYIVVVYFMNLLADAPTGMDLVTTMLVAYILGLTLSHLYREIIVRNHWLELSISDMIPRFFLGSFAVAALFEISYSGINILILGLPRNYYWSGLVQQYASLVILFILWSLIYFFYHFFKNYKAEEIKNLKWEASIHEIKLNKLKSQLNPHFIFNSMNTIRALVDEDPKIAKQAITQLSNILRSNLLMGRQKTIPFEEEIKLVKDYLAIESYRYEERLTTEIDLDPNSQRFQVPPLMVQTLVENGIKHGISHIPSGGTLKINSKVNGSHLHLSVTNTGQYDPNAVPETGFGLTNTRERLKLLFGDEASLSIRNLNKNEVITEIKIPKQKKDED